A region from the Gemmatimonadota bacterium genome encodes:
- a CDS encoding alpha/beta hydrolase: MRRSSFLLGSLLLAVTAPASSLLAQEVAVERILAPGSGAPVHVWELRSEATRGRPFILLFHQGGASGPAEYAPLLPRLRALGYNLLVVDQRSGGELFGGRNRTAAAYAEEPGYCEALPDLEVALEHARRVEPERRAILWGSSYSAALVIQLAARRTDDVAAVLAFSPATGEPMEGCRPEPWAENLDLPLLALRPRSEAEIPSVREQLDRLEAMGHRTFVADPGAHGSSMLVADRAHGDVAATWAVVEAFLQDAQGRTSLTPR, translated from the coding sequence ATGCGCCGCAGCTCGTTTCTTCTCGGCAGCCTACTCCTGGCCGTGACGGCCCCCGCGTCGTCGCTGCTGGCACAGGAAGTCGCTGTGGAGCGCATCCTCGCGCCCGGCTCCGGGGCCCCGGTCCACGTCTGGGAGCTGCGCAGCGAGGCCACGCGGGGCCGCCCGTTCATCCTCCTGTTCCATCAAGGGGGAGCGAGCGGGCCAGCGGAGTATGCCCCCCTGTTGCCCCGGCTGCGAGCCCTTGGGTACAACCTCTTGGTGGTGGATCAACGCTCCGGTGGAGAGTTGTTCGGAGGGCGCAACCGCACCGCGGCAGCGTACGCCGAAGAGCCCGGCTACTGCGAGGCACTCCCCGACCTCGAGGTCGCATTGGAGCACGCCCGCCGTGTCGAGCCCGAGCGGCGCGCGATTCTCTGGGGAAGTAGCTACAGCGCGGCGCTGGTGATTCAGCTGGCCGCCCGCCGCACCGACGACGTCGCTGCGGTATTGGCTTTCTCGCCGGCCACCGGGGAGCCCATGGAGGGATGCCGACCCGAACCCTGGGCCGAGAACCTGGACCTGCCGCTGCTGGCGCTGCGCCCCCGATCGGAGGCCGAGATTCCCTCGGTGCGCGAGCAACTTGACCGGTTGGAGGCGATGGGCCACCGCACATTCGTGGCGGACCCGGGCGCCCACGGATCGTCGATGCTGGTGGCGGACCGTGCCCACGGAGATGTTGCGGCCACCTGGGCCGTTGTCGAGGCGTTCCTGCAAGACGCGCAGGGCAGGACGTCGCTGACGCCTCGCTGA
- a CDS encoding serine/threonine-protein kinase, producing the protein MTDRWQEVEALFHSALEQRPQERRRWLEEACPDVEVRSEVEALLASEEAAGGGTFIDGAVRVAAGALEQEEGSSRAGQRFGAWRLIEEIGRGGMGTVWLAERADDAYSARAALKFVRGAVLTPELERRFRAERQILADLQHPNIARLLDGGVGPDGVPFLAMEYVEGAPFDEYIAAKGASLEERLRLFLTVCDAVQHAHAALVVHRDLKPSNILVDGSGTPKLVDFGIAKLLGEAGDDEVTHAVPLTPAYASPEQVRGERVTVASDVFSLGVVLYELLSGVQPFRSRGDTARDVQSRILDQEPAPPSTAAARTGEVGTFVPPQRLSGDLDRIVMMTLRKEPERRYATVGHLADDIRRHLEGRPIAARPATVGYRLHKFVSRNRAAVVASVAALLFVTGLIAFYTLRLARERDVAQQERATAEQTVAFLARMFDQAGPGNALGDSVTVRAALDRGRVRLGNELEEQPLVRARLLNAIGRTYLSLGAFATADSLLMEALDLQEPKDGVTASAATADVLDNLALLEARRDGYDAGIAYGERAVAIREQAGDPLLLAKSLVNLAYLLSSTSADSAVALLDRALALQEPTLGLESTELADTRYAQAVALLRGGRYPEGIAAMRRVQAVREARLPPNHPDRSSVLNALAIAYGQSGEPDSALVLFEQALQGQLAVFGPEHPEVALGLANLATAIQSKLGVDTAVALLNRALEIRTGVFGEWSADVGNTLMTIGNAYNTSGETERAIPYYEQAIAIYDSVLPPGHRAMAFPLYNLGVTLNDLDRFAEARPYLERAVEIAERVLGPDHPSTAIDLQALGVAVRALGDTTEAVRLFEDSIERFGRGAPEHPWVAYPVESLIATRRRRGEFEDVERLSRSHWSAIERIYASDPGGLANALETRAEAVRALGRSVEADSLQARARALRTGS; encoded by the coding sequence ATGACCGACCGATGGCAGGAGGTCGAAGCGCTGTTCCACAGCGCTTTGGAGCAACGCCCTCAAGAGCGGCGTCGTTGGCTCGAGGAGGCGTGCCCGGACGTCGAGGTGCGGAGCGAGGTGGAGGCGCTGCTCGCGTCCGAGGAAGCGGCCGGCGGGGGGACGTTCATCGACGGTGCCGTCCGCGTTGCCGCTGGGGCCCTGGAACAGGAAGAGGGCTCCTCCCGGGCCGGACAGCGGTTCGGCGCCTGGCGCCTGATCGAGGAGATCGGGCGCGGTGGGATGGGTACGGTCTGGTTGGCGGAGCGGGCCGACGACGCCTACAGCGCACGGGCGGCCCTCAAGTTCGTGCGGGGGGCGGTGCTCACGCCGGAGTTGGAGCGTCGCTTCCGGGCCGAGCGTCAGATCCTCGCCGACCTGCAGCATCCCAACATCGCGCGTCTGCTCGACGGCGGCGTGGGTCCCGACGGAGTGCCGTTCCTGGCCATGGAGTACGTCGAGGGTGCTCCCTTCGACGAATACATCGCCGCCAAGGGGGCCAGCCTCGAGGAGCGGCTGCGATTGTTCCTCACCGTCTGCGATGCCGTGCAGCACGCGCATGCGGCACTGGTCGTGCACCGAGATCTGAAGCCGTCCAACATCCTGGTGGACGGGAGTGGGACGCCCAAGCTGGTGGATTTCGGCATCGCCAAGCTCCTGGGGGAAGCGGGCGACGACGAGGTGACCCACGCCGTACCGCTGACCCCCGCCTACGCCAGTCCGGAGCAGGTTCGGGGCGAGCGTGTCACCGTGGCCAGCGACGTGTTTTCCCTCGGCGTGGTGCTGTACGAGCTACTCTCTGGAGTGCAGCCCTTCCGCAGTCGCGGCGACACCGCGCGCGACGTCCAAAGTCGCATTCTGGACCAGGAGCCGGCTCCTCCCAGTACGGCGGCCGCGCGCACCGGCGAGGTCGGCACGTTCGTGCCTCCCCAACGGTTGAGCGGCGACTTGGACCGCATCGTGATGATGACCCTCCGCAAAGAGCCGGAGCGGCGCTACGCGACCGTCGGGCACCTGGCCGACGACATCCGTCGTCATCTGGAGGGGCGGCCGATCGCGGCCCGCCCGGCCACGGTGGGGTATCGGCTGCACAAGTTCGTCTCGCGTAACCGCGCGGCCGTGGTCGCCAGCGTGGCGGCCCTGCTGTTCGTCACCGGGTTGATCGCATTCTACACGCTGCGGCTGGCCCGCGAGCGCGACGTGGCCCAGCAGGAGCGCGCCACCGCCGAACAGACGGTCGCGTTCCTGGCGCGCATGTTCGACCAGGCGGGACCCGGCAACGCGTTGGGCGACAGCGTCACGGTGCGGGCGGCGCTCGACCGCGGGCGCGTGCGCCTGGGCAACGAGCTGGAGGAGCAACCGCTGGTTCGGGCGCGGCTGCTCAACGCCATCGGTCGGACCTACCTCAGCCTGGGGGCGTTCGCCACAGCGGACTCGTTGCTGATGGAGGCGCTGGACCTGCAGGAGCCGAAGGACGGGGTGACGGCGAGCGCGGCGACCGCCGATGTCCTGGACAACCTCGCGCTGCTCGAGGCGCGACGCGACGGCTACGATGCGGGCATCGCCTATGGGGAGCGCGCGGTCGCGATCCGGGAGCAAGCGGGGGACCCACTCCTGCTCGCGAAGTCCCTCGTGAATCTGGCCTACCTGTTGAGCAGCACCTCCGCCGACAGTGCCGTGGCGTTGCTGGACCGGGCGCTGGCGCTGCAGGAACCCACGTTGGGCCTCGAATCCACGGAGTTGGCGGATACCCGCTATGCTCAGGCGGTGGCGCTTCTGAGGGGCGGACGCTACCCCGAGGGCATTGCGGCCATGCGTCGGGTCCAGGCTGTGCGCGAAGCGCGATTGCCGCCGAACCACCCCGACCGCAGCTCGGTCCTGAACGCCCTGGCGATCGCCTACGGTCAGAGTGGGGAGCCGGACTCGGCCCTGGTGCTCTTCGAGCAGGCGTTGCAGGGACAGTTGGCGGTGTTCGGTCCCGAGCACCCGGAAGTGGCCTTGGGACTGGCGAATCTGGCCACGGCCATCCAGAGCAAGCTGGGAGTGGACACCGCCGTAGCGCTGCTGAACCGGGCGCTGGAGATCCGGACCGGCGTGTTCGGGGAGTGGTCGGCCGACGTTGGCAATACGCTGATGACGATCGGTAACGCCTACAACACCAGCGGAGAAACGGAACGCGCCATCCCGTACTACGAGCAGGCTATCGCCATCTACGACTCGGTTCTGCCGCCCGGGCACCGTGCGATGGCGTTCCCCCTGTACAACCTCGGAGTCACGCTGAATGATCTCGACCGTTTCGCGGAGGCCCGGCCCTACCTGGAGCGGGCAGTGGAGATCGCCGAGCGTGTGTTGGGTCCCGATCACCCGAGCACCGCGATCGACCTGCAGGCGCTCGGCGTGGCCGTGCGCGCGCTCGGGGACACCACCGAAGCGGTTCGTCTCTTCGAGGACTCCATCGAGCGCTTCGGGCGCGGGGCCCCCGAGCATCCCTGGGTGGCCTATCCCGTGGAGAGCCTGATCGCGACACGGAGGCGGCGGGGCGAGTTCGAAGACGTGGAGCGCCTATCCCGGAGCCACTGGAGCGCCATCGAGCGAATCTACGCCTCCGACCCCGGTGGTCTCGCGAATGCCCTGGAGACGCGCGCGGAGGCGGTGCGCGCGTTGGGCCGTAGCGTGGAAGCCGATTCGCTGCAGGCGCGGGCGCGCGCACTGCGGACAGGGAGCTGA
- a CDS encoding crosslink repair DNA glycosylase YcaQ family protein, translating to MVHLTETEAVRFWLARQGLARPRGELPLTAGSFTDHLERTGALQLDSINVVERAHYLTLWSRFGAFARSKLDRWIYRERRAYEYWGHEASLLPISHLPLGLRRMRDFPPESWTRRSWWSTYATSTASRRRVLKRIREEGPLEAGDFELGPDEFADGRPGGSYPLTKEDGRSLKLLWHEGKLAVHDRRHFRCVYDLAERVYPDAKAARARDAEDSWLLIGLSGNGVAPERHLVGYWTAHAASAAERKRVLERALRSGRVTPVKVGSERTPWYMLSEHLDALSELPEPEGTTLLTPFDSLLWQRKRAEELLGFRYRVEIYVPAAKREFGYYALPILHDGRLVGRLDPKLHRDRGVLEVRSLHLEPSFKRDTRFARGVADALDELRRFLGAEALELPRGAGWV from the coding sequence ATGGTGCACCTTACCGAGACCGAAGCCGTGCGCTTCTGGCTGGCCCGCCAGGGGCTGGCGCGCCCCCGGGGCGAGCTGCCCCTCACCGCAGGCAGCTTCACAGACCACCTGGAGAGAACGGGCGCACTCCAACTGGACTCGATCAACGTGGTGGAACGAGCCCACTACCTGACGCTCTGGAGTCGCTTCGGCGCCTTCGCCCGCTCCAAGCTGGACCGTTGGATCTACCGCGAGCGACGCGCCTACGAGTACTGGGGTCACGAGGCGTCCCTCCTCCCCATCTCCCACCTGCCCCTGGGTCTCCGGCGCATGCGGGACTTCCCGCCGGAATCATGGACGCGGCGTTCGTGGTGGTCGACCTACGCCACCTCGACGGCTTCCCGGCGACGGGTCCTGAAGCGCATCCGGGAGGAGGGCCCGCTGGAGGCGGGAGACTTCGAGCTGGGTCCCGATGAGTTCGCGGACGGGCGCCCGGGCGGTAGCTACCCGCTCACCAAGGAAGATGGGCGCTCCCTGAAGCTGCTCTGGCACGAAGGGAAGCTGGCGGTGCACGACCGGCGACACTTTCGCTGTGTCTACGATCTGGCCGAGCGCGTCTACCCGGACGCGAAGGCCGCGCGCGCGCGCGATGCGGAGGACAGCTGGCTCCTGATCGGCCTCTCCGGCAATGGCGTCGCCCCGGAACGCCATCTGGTCGGCTACTGGACCGCGCACGCCGCCAGCGCCGCCGAACGAAAACGGGTCCTGGAGCGAGCGCTACGCTCCGGCCGGGTAACGCCGGTCAAGGTGGGAAGCGAGCGCACACCGTGGTACATGCTCAGCGAGCATCTGGATGCGTTGAGCGAGCTGCCCGAACCTGAGGGCACCACCCTGCTCACTCCGTTCGATTCCCTGCTCTGGCAGCGCAAGCGCGCGGAGGAGCTCCTGGGGTTTCGCTACCGGGTCGAGATCTACGTGCCGGCGGCCAAGCGCGAGTTCGGGTACTACGCGCTCCCGATCCTCCACGACGGCCGTCTGGTGGGACGACTGGATCCCAAGCTGCATCGCGACCGCGGCGTGCTCGAGGTCCGGTCCCTGCACCTGGAGCCGAGCTTCAAGAGGGACACGCGCTTCGCCCGCGGGGTGGCCGACGCGTTGGACGAGCTTCGGAGATTCCTCGGTGCCGAGGCTCTCGAGCTTCCCCGCGGCGCAGGGTGGGTGTGA
- a CDS encoding DinB family protein produces MTRRQWFDRRFALGLAPDVLPELIERLRGTPGRLGERMGGLSAKTLVQRPGDAWSIQEQAGHLLDLERLWHARFRELLAGVDVLREADLQNRATWDANHNRRPLSSLLGDFRDARLTWVVELEALHPADLTRTALHPRLRQPMSIPDLCFFVAEHDDHHLAAITALRRDAG; encoded by the coding sequence ATGACTCGCCGACAGTGGTTCGACCGCCGCTTCGCGCTGGGACTCGCGCCGGACGTGCTTCCGGAGCTGATCGAACGCCTGCGAGGCACGCCTGGCCGCCTCGGCGAGCGGATGGGAGGGCTCTCGGCCAAGACGTTGGTTCAACGGCCGGGAGACGCCTGGTCGATCCAGGAGCAGGCCGGACACCTGCTGGACCTGGAGCGCCTGTGGCACGCCCGTTTCCGGGAGCTGCTCGCGGGCGTCGACGTGCTGCGGGAGGCAGATCTCCAGAACCGCGCCACCTGGGATGCGAACCACAACCGACGACCGCTTTCGTCACTGCTCGGCGACTTCCGCGACGCACGCCTCACGTGGGTGGTCGAGTTGGAAGCGCTACACCCCGCGGACCTCACGCGTACTGCGCTCCACCCCCGCCTGCGACAACCCATGTCGATTCCCGACCTCTGCTTCTTCGTCGCGGAGCACGACGACCATCACCTGGCTGCGATCACGGCGTTGCGCCGCGACGCGGGCTGA
- a CDS encoding DUF4440 domain-containing protein — MNGPVRRRGQGAAALLVALTACAGGDGPADEAAIAAADAAYAAAWLANDSVAVMATLTPDAVIVPSGRSALATPAAIRGFWWPEGGAATAVRRFDLRQEEVGGSGNLGFARGSFTLAFDYDGQSYESGGEYVSLLRKGPDGRWRISHRWWSDRPR, encoded by the coding sequence ATGAACGGTCCCGTCCGACGTCGAGGCCAGGGCGCCGCAGCCCTGCTGGTGGCACTGACCGCGTGTGCGGGTGGAGATGGCCCCGCCGATGAAGCGGCGATCGCGGCGGCGGACGCCGCCTACGCCGCGGCCTGGCTTGCCAACGACTCGGTGGCGGTCATGGCCACGCTCACGCCGGACGCGGTGATCGTCCCTTCCGGTCGCTCGGCTCTCGCGACGCCCGCCGCCATCCGTGGCTTCTGGTGGCCGGAAGGCGGCGCCGCAACCGCGGTGCGGCGGTTCGACCTTCGACAGGAAGAGGTCGGGGGCAGCGGGAACCTGGGGTTCGCGCGCGGCTCCTTCACGTTGGCCTTCGACTACGATGGCCAGTCCTATGAGAGCGGGGGCGAGTACGTTTCTCTGCTGCGCAAAGGCCCCGACGGCCGCTGGCGCATCTCCCATCGTTGGTGGAGCGACCGACCCCGCTGA
- a CDS encoding ATP-dependent DNA helicase RecQ, whose product MTPDEVLRSVFGYETFRPGQRQIIDAVVEGHDCIAVMPTGAGKSLTFQVPAKILRGTVLVISPLISLMKDQVDALESLGFRATAINSTLDFEERNRRLAALKSGAYELVYLAPEALTRFLRREMRGWPLSLIVVDEAHCISQWGHDFRPAYRSLQGLKEELQGIPVLALTATATRPVARDILRQLGMVKPRGYKGSFFRRNLRVYVRRKGEGDTRAEILGLVRARQGERGIVYCLSRKAVEQTAAFLEKKGVRAVPYHAGLSDEERTRHQDAFARDDVDVVVATIAFGMGIDKSNVRFVIHRDMPKDVESWYQEIGRAGRDGLPSDCFLFYSWADVKLHERFLDGIEDPEQYHAKLQATRGLYRLLEQGGCRHRAILAYFAEELDGCGDACDVCTGVTVESLAAEGMTASSKRSGERPRRDASATGTGDDRAFDHLRDVRKRVADRQNVPAYIVFNDKTLRALVEQMPRTADEMLEVPGVGPAKLERYGQVFLDALEELRAEMSP is encoded by the coding sequence GTGACGCCGGACGAGGTCCTGCGCTCGGTGTTCGGCTACGAGACCTTCCGTCCCGGGCAACGCCAGATCATCGATGCGGTGGTCGAGGGTCACGACTGCATCGCGGTGATGCCCACCGGCGCGGGCAAGTCGCTGACGTTCCAGGTGCCTGCCAAGATTCTTCGGGGCACGGTGTTGGTGATCTCGCCTCTCATCTCCTTGATGAAGGACCAGGTCGACGCGCTCGAGTCCCTGGGCTTCCGCGCCACCGCCATCAACTCCACGCTGGACTTCGAAGAGCGCAATCGGCGGTTGGCCGCGCTCAAGTCGGGAGCATACGAGTTGGTGTACCTGGCGCCGGAGGCGCTGACGCGGTTCCTGCGACGCGAGATGAGGGGCTGGCCCCTCTCGTTGATCGTTGTGGACGAAGCGCACTGCATCTCTCAGTGGGGGCACGATTTCCGTCCCGCGTACCGGAGCCTGCAGGGCCTGAAGGAGGAACTGCAGGGGATTCCGGTGCTGGCGCTGACTGCAACGGCCACTCGCCCGGTGGCTCGCGACATCCTCCGGCAACTGGGCATGGTCAAGCCCAGGGGCTACAAGGGCTCGTTCTTCCGGCGCAACCTCCGCGTCTACGTGCGCCGCAAAGGAGAAGGCGACACGCGGGCGGAGATCCTGGGGCTCGTGCGCGCGCGGCAGGGCGAGCGGGGCATCGTGTATTGCCTATCGCGCAAGGCAGTGGAGCAGACGGCCGCATTCCTGGAGAAGAAGGGCGTGCGGGCGGTGCCCTACCACGCGGGTCTCTCAGACGAGGAGCGGACTCGCCATCAGGACGCCTTCGCCAGGGACGATGTAGACGTCGTCGTGGCGACCATCGCCTTCGGCATGGGCATCGACAAGTCGAACGTACGATTCGTCATCCATCGAGACATGCCCAAGGACGTGGAGTCCTGGTATCAGGAGATCGGCCGGGCGGGACGGGACGGGCTACCCAGCGACTGCTTCCTCTTCTACTCCTGGGCGGACGTGAAGCTGCACGAGCGCTTCCTGGACGGAATCGAAGATCCTGAGCAGTACCATGCCAAGCTGCAGGCCACCCGGGGACTGTATCGCTTGCTCGAGCAGGGCGGCTGCCGTCATCGGGCCATCCTCGCCTACTTCGCTGAGGAGCTGGACGGATGTGGCGATGCCTGTGACGTCTGCACCGGTGTGACGGTGGAGTCGCTCGCAGCGGAGGGAATGACCGCCTCGTCGAAGCGGTCCGGCGAGCGGCCCCGACGCGACGCGAGCGCGACCGGCACCGGAGACGACCGCGCCTTCGACCACCTGCGCGACGTCCGTAAGCGGGTCGCCGACCGACAGAACGTTCCGGCCTACATCGTATTCAACGACAAGACCCTGCGGGCCCTCGTGGAGCAGATGCCCCGCACGGCGGACGAGATGCTGGAGGTGCCCGGGGTGGGACCAGCCAAGTTGGAGCGCTACGGACAGGTGTTCCTGGATGCGTTGGAGGAGCTGCGCGCGGAGATGAGCCCATGA